The Leishmania braziliensis MHOM/BR/75/M2904 complete genome, chromosome 10 genome contains a region encoding:
- a CDS encoding putative fatty acid desaturase — MKSILKAGRKKDVDVVVPPKELTIKQIQDQIPAKYFERSAVQSMYYVFRDICQVLALYFIMYRAVMPVLAAFGGVVYGVAGTNIVSYAVVGAVKLAAWTVFGIAQGLNGFAIFVLAHECGHQAFSPYRSLNNAVGFLLDSAILVPYHSWRISHGNHHKNTNHLTKDTAFVPRKEQRVIDLVEETPLVMLWNMFVIFTFGWQAYLFANIASQDYGRRTNHFEPSSPLFNKDDRYDILLSDVGIVAALFILALCTYQYGAYNVFCWYVVPYLWTNFWLLYVTYLQHSDLRIPHYVHEHWTFVRGAIATVDRDYGCIINNWLHYINNSHVVHHLFSQMPFYHAINVTRHHIKDIIGDAYVVDDRSLVEMLCETWRECRYVIPSEGVSVFYGFTKGGA; from the coding sequence ATGAAGTCCATTCTCAAGGCAGGGCGCAAGAAGGATGTGGACGTAGTGGTGCCGCCCAAGGAGCTTACCATCAAGCAGATCCAGGACCAAATCCCCGCCAAGTACTTTGAGCGCTCGGCGGTGCAGAGCATGTACTACGTCTTCCGCGACATCTGCcaggtgctggcgctgtaCTTCATCATGTATCGTGCCGTGATGCCGGTGCTGGCTGCCTTCGGGGGCGTTGTGTATGGTGTGGCCGGCACAAACATCGTCAGCTATGCCGTCGTCGGTGCCGTGAAGCTTGCGGCGTGGACTGTGTTTGGGATCGCCCAGGGCCTCAACGGCTTCGCTATTTTTGTGCTCGCCCACGAGTGCGGTCACCAGGCCTTCAGCCCGTACCGCTCGCTGAACAACGCCGTCGGCTTCCTGCTGGACTCCGCCATCCTCGTCCCGTACCACAGCTGGCGCATCAGCCATGGCAACCACCACAAGAACACGAACCACCTCACCAAGGACACGGCGTTTGTGCCGCGCAAGGAGCAGCGTGTGATTGACCTGGTCGAGGAGACGCCGCTGGTGATGCTGTGGAATATGTTTGTCATCTTCACGTTTGGCTGGCAAGCGTACCTCTTTGCCAACATCGCCAGCCAGGACTACGGTCGCCGCACCAACCACTTCGAGCCTTCGTCGCCGCTCTTCAACAAAGACGACCGGTATGACATTCTGCTCTCCGATGTCGGCAtcgtggctgcgctgttcATATTGGCTCTCTGCACTTACCAGTACGGCGCGTACAACGTCTTTTGCTGGTACGTCGTGCCCTACCTCTGGACGAATTTCTGGCTGCTCTACGTCACCTACCTCCAGCATTCCGACCTGCGCATCCCGCACTACGTACACGAGCACTGGACATTTGtgcgcggcgccatcgccacaGTCGACCGTGACTACGGCTGCATCATCAACAACTGGCTGCACTACATCAACAACTCCCACGTTGTGCACCACCTCTTTAGCCAGATGCCTTTCTACCACGCAATCAACGTGACGCGCCACCACATCAAGGACATCATCGGCGACGCCTACGTCGTGGACGACCGTTCGCTTGTCGAGATGCTGTGCGAGACATGGAGAGAATGTCGCTACGTCATCCCGTCCGAGGGCGTCAGTGTTTTCTACGGCTTCACCAAGGGTGGCGCGTAA
- a CDS encoding putative pteridin transporter: protein MPDDQQTRNVVNGGDVPCSAPPQQKLEEDDEGYVHPDTATLFDAFPFMRHFPIFGTAVVPFGPKCTMSLGVVYILSKGLARTLLNASRYAMFMKKYGVTTAVYQRISGIGSMGFSIKPLTAILSDTFAFFGYTKRWYMAMSCVAGAVCAVVYGLLPFKSSSAGIAGGMIFISVFCIANIDVLSEGHYSRLIKRHPVPGADLISWIWALIMVGAIIASAIQGPLSDLGRPTVGIFISAGLQAFCMLFFIFNWYGEKKNLVERKEDYLFLLKEAQMRGTDSEPIKEGVFGYDSTTNKSKSAAPYPESFAQNGGNELVSCVELDHDEIECDFVATTCMCGIFGVNKEVIFRNVSIAVYGVIMTAGVIALTVLNITGSTYELLYGCIGISLILCVTGFLCIPMTIMKANFFGWFQQVSYILISGGTDNFYMSDAACLPDGPHFTQTFYNTVGSVIGNAAGLIGVYMFARVFSKQSYRVTLACTILVQVLASVFDIIMVERWNLYIGIPDHAMYIMGDAIVYEVCYMLNYMPLNMLISRLCPKGCESTMFAILASFSNMGSSTSSTIGAILMETVWPLSSSPPCDFSNLRWLLIVGHLITPLIAIPAVFVLIPGTRICDPIDPRDVEAQSIFQTWLNKFTATLDTHAKPQCKSLPDSEEKQ from the coding sequence ATGCCCGATGATCAACAGACCAGAAACGTCGTCAACGGCGGTGATGTGCCTTGCTCAGCGCCACCCCAGCagaagctggaggaggacgacgagggcTACGTGCACCCTGACACCGCGACGCTCTTCGACGCTTTCCCGTTCATGCGCCACTTCCCGATCTTTGgaacggcggtggtgccgttTGGACCAAAGTGTACGATGTCGCTTGGTGTTGTGTACATCCTCAGCAAAGGTCTCGCGAGGACGCTGCTCAACGCCTCCAGGTACGCCATGTTCATGAAGAAGTACGGCGTCACCACGGCGGTGTACCAGCGCATCTCCGGTATTGGCTCCATGGGCTTCTCCATCAAGCCGTTGACAGCCATCCTGAGTGATACGTTCGCTTTCTTTGGCTACACGAAGCGGTGGTACATGGCCATGTCATGTGTTGCCGGTGCGGTATGCGCTGTTGTGTATGGTTTGCTGCCGTTTAAGTCGTCGAGCGCTGGCATCGCGGGCGGTATGATTTTCATCTCCGTCTTCTGCATTGCGAACATCGATGTGCTGTCGGAGGGTCACTACAGCCGCCTCATCAAGCGCCACCCCGTTCCTGGTGCGGACCTAATCTCGTGGATTTGGGCTCTCATCATGGTGGGCGCGATCATCGCGTCGGCCATCCAAGGGCCGCTTTCCGACTTGGGCCGCCCTACCGTTGGCATCTTCATCTCTGCAGGTCTGCAGGCTTTCTGCATGCTCTTTTTCATCTTTAACTGGTAcggcgagaagaagaaccTGGTCGAGCGCAAGGAGGACTACCTCTTTTTGCTGAAGGAGGCCCAGATGCGGGGTACAGACTCGGAGCCGATCAAGGAGGGCGTCTTCGGGTACGACAGCACCACGAACAAGAGCAAGTCCGCCGCGCCGTATCCCGAGTCCTTCGCGCAGAACGGCGGTAACGAGCTGGTGAGCTGTGTTGAGCTTGACCATGACGAGATCGAGTGCGACTTTGTCGCAACCACTTGCATGTGTGGCATCTTTGGAGTGAACAAGGAGGTCATCTTTCGCAACGTCTCCATCGCCGTCTACGGCGTCATCATGACGGCTGGCGTCATTGCGCTGACGGTGCTCAACATCACGGGCTCGACCTACGAGCTGCTCTACGGCTGCATTGGCATCTCCCTTATCCTGTGCGTGACCGGCTTCCTTTGCATCCCCATGACGATCATGAAGGCCAACTTCTTCGGGTGGTTCCAGCAGGTGTCATACATCCTCATCTCAGGCGGGACGGACAACTTCTACATGTCGGACGCCGCGTGCCTGCCGGACGGGCCGCACTTCACGCAGACCTTCTATAACACGGTGGGCAGCGTCATTGGCAACGCGGCTGGCCTCATTGGTGTGTACATGTTTGCGCGCGTCTTCTCGAAGCAGAGCTACCGCGTCACGCTAGCCTGCACCATCCTTGTCCAGGTTCTTGCGAGCGTCTTTGACATCATCATGGTCGAGCGCTGGAACTTGTACATCGGCATCCCTGACCATGCCATGTACATCATGGGTGATGCTATCGTGTACGAGGTGTGCTACATGCTCAACTACATGCCGCTAAACATGCTCATCTCGCGCCTCTGCCCAAAGGGGTGTGAGAGCACGATGTTCGCAATCCTAGCGAGCTTCAGCAACATGGGCTCCTCGACGTCGTCCACGATTGGCGCGATCCTGATGGAGACGGTGtggcccctctcctccagcccgccgtgcgaCTTCAGCAACCTGCGCTGGCTGCTGATTGTTGGCCACCTCATCACGCCACTCATCGCCATTCCGGCAGTGTTTGTGCTCATCCCCGGAACCCGCATCTGCGATCCGATCGACCCGAGGGATGTCGAGGCCCAGTCCATCTTTCAGACGTGGCTCAACAAGTTCACTGCAACGTtggacacacacgccaagCCCCAGTGCAAATCGCTGCCAGATTCAGAGGAGAAACAGTAG